AAACTCGAAAAGTTCAATCCGATGCTGAACGAAAAGAATCTTTGGACTTGCTACAAGACATTGTCCGTGAATAAAGTGGGGAAGGCCGGAAAAGTAAAGGACCTGGAAAAGGACGAAGTTGGCCTTTTGACGAACCTTATACAGTTAGTACGTTATGCTTTGGGGCAAAAAGAGTCGCTTTATTCATTGCAAAGCACTTCTGCCAGCCTTTTTGAATTATACTGCGGTCAAAATCAACGCGTGTTAAACGAAGATCAAAAGCAGGTGCTTAAGAGGATTGCTCAATATGTTGTGCAGAACGGTTGTGTCTCGGCGCCAATCCTGATGCAGTATGAAAAACCTCTATTCTTGCAAGCGGCAAAATTCTTCGGCCCGCAAAATGTTAATACCGAAATCCAGAACCTGACAAAGTTCATGTTCCAGTAAAGAAAGATGAAAAAACAGATTGAAGTAAAATCCGAAACGACATTGACAAAAAAGGTCTGGAATATGGCCGATGTGCTGGCGGCTGCCGGTGTGGGCTTTACCGACTACATTATCCAGCTGACTTACTTGTTGTTCCTGAAAATGGATGCAGAAAAGGAATCCTACGGATTGGGGAGTGCCATTCCCAAGGGCAATCGCTGGACGGATTTACTTTCTCTTGACGGTCCGGATTTGCAGGCGAAATACGAAAAAATTCTTGAAACGCTCAAATCCAAAGACGGTCTGATTGGCGCAATCTTTACCGAAGCGCAGAACAAGATTCAAAAGCCCGCCATGCTAAAAAAGCTCATCAACATGATTGATGAAGAAAACTGGTTCAGCATGGAAGGCGACATCAAGGGTGCTATTTACGAAAGCATTCTTGAAAAGAACGGCCAAGATAAAAAGAGCGGTGCAGGGCAGTATTTTACTCCACGTCCGCTTATTAACGCCATGGTCGATGTCGTGGCTCCGAAAATTACGGAAACCGTTGCAGACCCCGCTTGTGGAACGGGTGGCTTTTTGCTTGCTGCATACGATTACATGAAGCGCCAGAGCAACGATATCGAAAAGTTGAAGTTCTTGCAGACAAAGGCTCTTAGCGGTAATGACATCACGCCCTTGGTGGTGACCTTGGCGAGCATGAACCTTTATTTGCACGATGTCAGCCCGGATACGACTCCTGTCAAGTGTGTTGATTCCTTGGAGCACGAACCTGAACATTTGGTGGATGTTATTTTGGCGAATCCTCCTTTCGGAACGCGTCCGGCAGGTAGCGTGGATATTACCACCATGCGCACCGACTT
Above is a window of Fibrobacter sp. UWB16 DNA encoding:
- a CDS encoding class I SAM-dependent DNA methyltransferase; translated protein: MKKQIEVKSETTLTKKVWNMADVLAAAGVGFTDYIIQLTYLLFLKMDAEKESYGLGSAIPKGNRWTDLLSLDGPDLQAKYEKILETLKSKDGLIGAIFTEAQNKIQKPAMLKKLINMIDEENWFSMEGDIKGAIYESILEKNGQDKKSGAGQYFTPRPLINAMVDVVAPKITETVADPACGTGGFLLAAYDYMKRQSNDIEKLKFLQTKALSGNDITPLVVTLASMNLYLHDVSPDTTPVKCVDSLEHEPEHLVDVILANPPFGTRPAGSVDITTMRTDLIVTTTNNQLNFLQHMMLMLKDGGRAGVVLPDNVLFADGAGETLRKKLLTEFNLHTILRLPTGIFYANGVKANVLFFVKGSPTKETWFYDYRTGVKHTLATRPLKRSDLDDFVSCYNAKNIAKRKETWSEENPTGRWRKYSVKELLARDKTSLDITWIKDKDDIEDVTLTDLLANIKNEAKEIAAHSEKLAKMLKGIDG